Genomic segment of Pirellulales bacterium:
GCAATCGGCATCAAATCGACTTGCAGCTTGGCTTCCTCAGCCGGTTTGAGTTCGCCGACCTTCCAAACAATCTCGCCGCGCTGGCCCGTTTGCGTTGGTGGAGTCGTGCTTACCAGCGTCGTTCCCTGGGGAATGGATTCGATCACCTCGACGTTTTCAGCCACGACCGGCCCCGTGTTGCGAACGATAATCTCGATCTTCGCCGCCTTGCCAACCTTGATTTCTGGAGGGGCGATCTTTTGGATGGTGACGCTAGGCGACTGCGCGCCTTCCAGTTTCTTGTCACCAGGCCGTCCGAGGCCCTCGACGTTCATTGACGGCGCTCCGCCGGAAACGGCTCCCGACGCGACTCCCGTGGGAAGGCCGCGGCCAGGCTCAACCGAAGGTTCGCTGCCAGTTGCGACCGTTTGACCGTTTCGCGACGGCAAGATGCTTTGTTCGCGCTGACTGCCGCCGAGTTCCTGATCTGGACTCCTGGGCGGTATTGGAGCATACGAAGGATTGCCGAGCAGGCTGTCGCTTGCCGGATTTCGAGGAGAATGGCTCTCGGGCATTGAAGCATTGCTGTAACGTCCGCTACCAGGATTTGAATGGGCCGGACGATCGAGGCGGTCAAGACCAGACGGCGGCGTGGATTCGACCGCGGCTCCGCTGGCTGCTGCCGCTAGGCCGGGCAATGGCGAATTTCGATTCGACGACAAATCGTCGGAGCCGGCTTGCTGCGGATCTGCATTGGCTGGTTGATGGGTCAGGTCGGTCTTGCCGGCGGCGGATTCGGTTGGTGTTCTTGCTCGTTTCGCCGAAAATGGGTCAACTGGATTAGCTGATTCGTCGGCCGATCCGGCGGTCGGGCTTGCATCTGTCGCGTCGGAACTGTTGAGATTCTGCGAGGTCGCATATCGATTGGCCGGCTCATGGTGTGATGCCTGTGCGGTGGCGATCTCGGAAGTAGCGGTTGCCAGCGATTGCGCATTTGGATCGGGATTGATTGTCTTCGGCTCGAAGTTTTGATATCGCCCTCCTATCGGGCTTCTCACGCCTTGAAAAGGATCAGCAGGAGAAGTGGTCGACGTGTCGGCGTTGACTGAGACAGGTGTCACCACAGCGCCGCTTGACGGAGTTGCACCATGGCCGGCACCGACTGTCTCGAAAGCCTCGGAATTCACCGGTGGCTTGGAATAGTCCGGGCCGGTCGCGTTTGCTTCTTCCGGCCCATCCTGTCGCTGCGCCCAGGCGACGGTG
This window contains:
- a CDS encoding DUF11 domain-containing protein, which codes for MKRWVVRLSVLTAVVALGWFTVAWAQRQDGPEEANATGPDYSKPPVNSEAFETVGAGHGATPSSGAVVTPVSVNADTSTTSPADPFQGVRSPIGGRYQNFEPKTINPDPNAQSLATATSEIATAQASHHEPANRYATSQNLNSSDATDASPTAGSADESANPVDPFSAKRARTPTESAAGKTDLTHQPANADPQQAGSDDLSSNRNSPLPGLAAAASGAAVESTPPSGLDRLDRPAHSNPGSGRYSNASMPESHSPRNPASDSLLGNPSYAPIPPRSPDQELGGSQREQSILPSRNGQTVATGSEPSVEPGRGLPTGVASGAVSGGAPSMNVEGLGRPGDKKLEGAQSPSVTIQKIAPPEIKVGKAAKIEIIVRNTGPVVAENVEVIESIPQGTTLVSTTPPTQTGQRGEIVWKVGELKPAEEAKLQVDLMPIAEGEIGSVAVVQFSSQASMRTIATKPELALELNSPKQVMIGGDVTVGIKISNPGTGAAERIVLHEVVPPGFQHPAGRELEFEVGTLKPGESRTLDLTLHAVQAGLFTNMISVSGDANLRAEQPAQIQVIAPALEVGINGPGLRYLERQAKYSVSVNNPGTATAKDVELVTRLPKGMQFVEASDMGHYDQQSHSVIWSLAELPANQAGSVMLTTLAAEPGEQRLRVEGRAAGGLSHTKEETTIVEGVAAVLFTVVDVDDPIEIGGQATYEIKVVNQGSKASSRVTVNAILPPEMKPVSAEGPSQYRIEGQRVVFEPMTRLAPKADITYRVVAQAVSPGDSRIKVLLQTDEMNEPVTKEESTRVYKD